In Poecile atricapillus isolate bPoeAtr1 chromosome 1, bPoeAtr1.hap1, whole genome shotgun sequence, the sequence CAGATCGAGGTGCTAAAAATGGATTTGCATCTGGTCTTCTACCCATTCCTGACACTGGAGAATCTggaatacaaaaaaacccaaaccaacaatgAAAACACCTTGTTAAAAAACATTCCTAAATTTACCcaatttttcagcatttgttCAGAAAGACATTCTAAAATTGACTATTACTCTGGCAACATGTAAGTCCTTGAAAATCTCCTTGCCATGGGCTGTAGACACCCTCAAAGACTTTTATAGGCTCTTGACTACTCTCATAGAACCAGAGAATCctttggttggaaaagactcTTAAAATCAAGTCCAGCTGTTAACACAGCAATGCCAAGTCCACTACCAAAATTCCCTAACAACCCAAGCTACCCAAAAAAATGTGCACATCTGACAGGCAAGATGAACACCCTTTGCAGTTCGCTTCACCTTTGTAATGCCAGACACAAAATATCAGCAGAAGTGGGGCACATGCACTAAAATGCAGAGCACAGGAAGGTTTCCCAACACATGGCACAGCTTCCACAGGGTCAGCATGATGAAAACCCCCATAAATAAACAGCACTTTGTAACATCCAACTACTTTAGGTGAATTGAAAAAGGGTTTTTTGGCATCTCTCTCTATCTCTGTACATACATATAATATGTAGGGGTTTGGTgttcagggttttttcttttgaatttacagcTAAGTTTCAAACAAAACAAGCTTCTGCAAACCAGCAGGCCTATATTAAGGTGAAGTCTTAAacacatattaaaaattaataataaaccAGACCAGTTAAATTGAACATTTGAATCTTAAATGACTTAAAACAAAAGTACATTAATTTAACATGTTTAATGTAAGCATAACTGTTCTCTTTGATTTTTCTAGGTCAACACTCCTGTACTGCTTACAGAGATTTCATACCAGGCCATACACTTAACTGATATTACTTTGGtcctctctgggcaaccagGTTCTACACACCAGAGAGACACTGCAAAGTCGTATTACTTGCATTTTTCACTCACTTCAACACAGGCTGATCAACAGGGATGCTGAAAATCAGGACTGGTTTCACTGCTACACCATATGAAGTTGTCTACATAGCAACTGTGTGGCTCTAACAGGTGCTGTTAAATCCTTCCCATATCAAAGGGAATTTGGTCCCTCTAATCTTCTGTATTGAGAGTTTAGAAAGTGAGGTATAGATGCAGTGGGAAGGAAAGATaggagaagaataaaaaaaaaaaaaaaaaaaaaagacaaagtagGACATGGTTGGGGAGAAGAAATCAAGTTCATAATTTAAAAGTGAGGAAGCACAGAACCATTAAAATCCTCATTAAAATTCTACCTGTAGTTATTTATGTTCTGTGTAAAGATTTGGAATTTACCTTGCATTTGACTGGTGGGTGGAGTACTGCTATTTTTACcagttcctgctgctcccaaaggTTTCATGTGATGAACAGAGAGCTTGGGTGGGGGAAGGCTTGGGCAAGATTCAGTTTCAAGGAATTTCACAAACAGTTCTGAAAAAGACTGTAAAAAGCTACTAGTTATTATATTTCATTGATGCTCTGGTGAAAAGTACTAAGTCAAAAAtacatctatatatataaaacaaaaagcTGTCGACAGACTGCAATCTATTTTGTACTTGTACTTGGTACTAAGCAGCTCTCAGTGAGTGACAATGAaacttattttcaaaatacactCTTTGTTGTTTTCTCACTAAGAGGCATTTATATAAAATTGATAAACTCTAGAGAAAACATACATACTTCTAATATAATTCCATTATTGATTTAAGCCAGTTATTTAAAGAATTACATGCTATTACTGACATCACAGTATTTCCTTAGTGTTTGCTCAACCAATCTCTCCTCCAGAAACACATAAAACCCTATCTTTTCTCTTAAAGCTCATGTATGCTTTATTTCATAAAGAATCTCAAATAAAGGAAGCATGGAATGATTAAGGTGTTGGTAGCATGACAAGATAAAATTTGTCTTAGTAAAGCCTGTATTATTCACACAAAagcattaatttttctctttttacttcTATTGTTAATCAGACCACAGTCCTTTAGTGGCCTCTGTGCCTGCAccattttagggggaaaaaccAATCCGTACACTTCAAGATGATTTACAGGAATCCATTCTCAATATTTCTAGCTCAATTGAGCAAAAAAACAAAGTCAATCCAAAAACTCCAATCCCTCAGTGCTTGGCCCTTGAGTACATTATTTATTGGCCTGCAAAATGGAAAGTTCCATAGATAAACTGCTCCCATGGATCATGCTATGAAATCTGCTGCTTTACAGTATTTGAAAACTTAAAATACCAGTTTTATTTGCTGTATAAGAGGCACtagctgcagcagctgataaaacttttcaatttaaatttgAAGGAGATATGGGAACACAGTAATCAAAATACGTGACAGTCTTCTATACTGTTCAGTATTGTGGAATTCCATACTCTCACATGAAGTCCATACTATAAGAACAAGGAATGCAGGAACCAGTGGAAGAGTAGTTGTCTTCTTTATTAGCCCAAGACTTATCACTGTATAATTTTCAATGTAAATATTTCCTTAGTGCAGGAAAAAACCTTTTGCCAAAGCAGCTGCACAAAACAATTTACGCAAGATACAGCAGCGTCAGTAAATGAAGCTCAATATACCAATGAACCAAACATGAGCATTAATAAGCaacttccccatttttccactCAAATCCAGAGAATGAATGATTAATTCTTACACTATTAAAAATGTTCTGATGAGTTGGTCTCAAAGGTGTACTAGGAACACTCTTTGACCCTGCTCCTCCACCAAGCCAGCCAGTCACCCATCTTGTAACCCCTCTTTGCTCTTCAGATAACAACtagagaaatatttaaagaaaacaaagttaggaaacaacaaaaataaaacagcgCATAAAAGAAAGTGAATAAATATGGGCTGCAATGTCACATAACAATGTGGCACTCTTagagataaataaaaatttttatatttgttaaaACCATATTCTCCACCTCCCAAAGACAGGCAGTCTAAAAACCTGGCCCtttatttaaaagcataaaCCTCACATTTTTCACAATAACTACTGGTACATATATAACAGGCTTATGTTTCTGTAACTGATATGTTACAGCTACTCTACAACAGCACAAAGTTAAATCCTTTCCTTGCTAAATTAGCATTCCTCAGCAAAATGAAATTTACCCTATTAAAACAATGTTATCGAAAGATTAGGATCATcagataaaaaaaccaaaaagtccCACACAGAAAAAAGGTgagacaaaagaagaaaaaacacactTTTCCCACAAAATGTGCAGGGACAGTCACATTTAGTTCAGTAGCAAGTAATTCCATTTTCAGGTAAGgatactgaaaaaaaagggaaggaaaaggtatgaaaaaagagaaaagacaaaggaaaaagaaaataaaaaaatttaaaaaagaaaaaagaaaaaaattaagaaaaaaagagaatgccTATTTTTCTGCAAAGTATTACCTGATCAAGTTCCTCCTTTTTCAGTCCCAAGATACTTCCCATTAACCTTAACACTTCAAGACGTTTATTTTTTGGAGTATGAAAATGTCCAATAAAGAGATTTCTCATCAACAGTCTGCAGAACAAAAGAAGGTACTTATACAAGCTGCTGTTGTGTAACAGCTGATACCGTAGTACTGATGCATTTATTCCTCATACTCTTGCCTAATTTACAGTACAGAAATTAACACATCATATACAAATAACTAAAAGATACCTCACCAATTTCCTCTTTCTGTAAGTTATTACATTTCTTACAGACTGTGGATTTGGACAGTATTAGCAATATTGTATGCAGTAAGAATGGCAACATAAGCAAATTTGGATGTACATACTACAGTCAGGTAAAATGATTGTTCTAAGATTTTGATTCAGGAgaccatttaaaaagaaagctcTGTGTACTTCCAAACCAAGACATAATGATCAGGACAGGGGAGCTCATCTGCCTATCCCTGTTTCAGTTCTGCTGggttgagaagaaaaaaaaggaccaAGATAGAGATTTACATGACATCCAGGTGATGCAGACATATGAAAAGGCTTGCTGTTCACACCTTGaacattataaaataatttcattaagaACTCTTCTCTCCATTTGCAGAGCTCCTGCTACGGAAGTTCACTTCTATTTAAGGAACACATCAGTGAGCCAAAGTCATATCTATTGGTTTTACTAATCAAAATGACTATTTACAACCATCAAGCAAttgaaaaatgtcaaaataataaaagtgtATTGCAAGACAACATTCAGAAGTACAGTCCTGTACTTCTCTTGTAACTGTGAGTGCCACATCTGCACACTGAGAGgaataaaccaaaaaaacttaGACCAAATTTTTTCTGAAAGACTTACTTGTCcacttttccttctgtgctGTTCATAAGGTTCATTAACTTATTTTGTACATCTTCTAACATTTCTCTTCTGATCTCACCTATAAATGTAACATCACaggcaaagaaacaaaaacataaaCTTTGAAACATTATTGCAAAATTTATCAGTAACACATACCTTCATAAATATTGCTATGAACCATAAAAtcaatgtgatttttttataaaaaggtGTCAGTAAGTCATTGCTATTTGAAAGCACAAGCTGAAATTTCAGGAACAATACTCAAAGCTGAAGTACAGGAACACATGTTAAATAAGCCCATTGCAGAAAGTCTGATGAACTGCTCTTTTCTATCTAAATAATACAGAACTGGAAAGAAATGCTTCAGCAAGGTCTGCAGTCCTGTGGTGGCAATCTTTTTTCATAATGATCAAACTCCATGCTGGCATCAGGTCTTTTTGATCTCTGCCCTTAACCTCCAATATTACCCAAGCCCAGGTATTCTGTATACCCTACTAGCAGGTTGCTTCAAAAAGCACCAGAGGAGTTCTCAAGTTTCCTAGATGAATTACTGGCTAGCAGAACAACATCAGGAGTTTGTTGAGGGCCTGTTCTGCTTGGACCTTTTCCACTCCTGTAATTGATACAAATTCTGGAAACAGCATGCTGGGACACACTGATGCATCACAGAAATAGTGTTGTGCTTCACTATTCAGTATACTGGCAAGAGAGACAGGCATATGCAAGATTACCCACACTTTTGGGAACAAAATCATGAATCGAAGAGATGAAATGCCACAACTTTCACATGCCAAAAACAAGACTGAGAGAAAAATAGCAAACACTGCAGTCAGGCAACATGGCCTGCAAGCTGAATAAATAGGCCAGAATTATAAATCAGTGAATGTGAGGTGGCCTAAGATCATAAAGACCACAAAAGCTTAATCTCTTACCAAACTGGGGTTCTGCAAGATACTACCTCTGAAGCctaataaaagtaaaattaagcCTTATTCACACATAAAAACTTGACAAATATGCTATAACATGGACTGTCTGTGTAAGGGCCAACTCTGCCCTACAGATAAAAGTAGAGAGGATGaactttttctcctctccctccatGAGGTTTAATGCTTACCTCCAAATCCTTTGGAAAACCTGCTGATAAACTTAGTTTTTAACAATTTTTGGGCTCATGCTAATTAAAAAggcttcattaaaaaaacacagaatatacacttttgttttatttatctcTGTTAATACCTAAAAAGTCTCAACATCTTTGTAAGACAAATGACTTTTATGAACTTTTACAACCTTCAAATAATCTGTGGTGCATGGAAAGGattccactcatttccacactGTCAATCTTTAATAAGTACATGCTACAACTATGTTGACAAAACATGGTTCCAAATTAACACCAATAACTCTGTGAGAACTCATAAAGAGATTTTGTAGGTACACACATCAAAGAGCCAGTCTGTGAAATGGATACAACCTAATATGCCCTATTCAAATACTCCACGTCTTTATACAAACATTTTACTTCATAAATATGAATTCCAAGGAGTACAGAACAAAATAACTAATATAATGCTGGGAAAGTTCTTATTAAAGGAACACACAGAGTAATCTCCTCATTCAAAGCAAGTTAAAAAACTAAAGCAAAACATGTATTACACAACAATATATCTTGTAACAACTACATCCATATGCATCAAAATCCACTCCAATAATGTGACAGCTCTTCAGCGCTCCTCTCTTAACATACCAGGGTGAGGCACAGGAGACTTAATCCATGGTTTTGAGGTTTACATTTACTTAAAATTATGCTACTTTGTAAATATAGTTAAATAGGACACCAATACTTGAAGGAAAACATAGcaaatataattataaaatgaTACATTTGCATGAGCATACATAGGTGAGTTGTTATTTGGATGTCCACAGAACAGAAGGGAATAAAGAATTATACTACCAATTCCACAAAAAAGATAAACAAGCAGCATCTGAAAacaaatttcaattaaattttaCACTGTTGCTATTTCTCTACAAAGCAAGGCAATTGTGACTtgctttttcaatttttattcacttcatttattcctttatgatggatttaaagaaaatattaataatttaaatgaaatgaaaaatattaatagttTAAACGAAAAAAGATTTTATATCAAAGAGGATCAAGTTTTCAGAACCACTACACAGCTATATTCCATCCAGAGTGACTATGCAATTTAtcattaaacatattttttaaatggaacaTTTCCCTCTAAAATAGAATCTTACAGCTGAAAAGGACTTAAAACATGTACTTTGGGTGTATGAAAAGACTAAGTAACAAAAAGGTCCTGAGCCAAAATTCAGCAGTAAACCAGACATTTACAGCCTCCAATAATTTGTTAACCATTTATGGCAATCCAGAAAACTGCATCTGGTACATCTTATACTTTTCCATTAAAATCACTTCTCCTgccaaaaaaatccataaagaAATCCTTCAAAAGATTTGGCTAAAAAACAGTGTCTGGGAATGTATTTGGCCAATTTGCAATAAGacattttatgttttcttgtaaaaataGAGAatacaaagttatttttttctataaaaatcaCAATTTACTCTACAGCAACATTAAAGTGCTGTTTCCTTTATGCAACaattccatttcattttttttattaagtaaaTTGCTTGTCAATACAACACTGCTTGATACTCAATGTTCTCTCCAAATTGAAACTCCTCCTTATGCAAGGGTTTAACATCCAAATTAAACAGTAATGAAGAACTTCCCATTTAAGAGTGCAATATTTTCCTAGGCCAAAGTTAATTTCAATCCAGTGTGTTAGTGAACTTTTGCTGACAATGTCTGTAGTGAGACATAAATATACAGATCAGTCAGTTCAAAAACAGATCACTAGTTGTACATTATGTAGcaatttgaaatttaatttagcTTGTAAAATTCATATGTGAACTCAGGGAACACTTCTATGATGCCCACCTGGATGCAAACTGCACTTAGAACTAAATTTAAATAAGTACCCATTTAAATATGTAGCAGAAAAGTAGTAACTTTTTTGTAGAGTTCTTGCTGGAATCTTGAAGACTTTCAAATGAGACCTCATACCATGTATCTGTCATAAGCAAGAATCCTTCAAGAAAATATCACTTATTACAAGGGTAAGACTGATTATCATTATAAAAGGAATAGTAATAATTAGTTGTGTATGTTCAAAGCATGAGTTACCACTGCATCCAGCAGAGATGGCAGTCACATCTGTGCAAGAGCTGCTGCCTCTACATCTCTTACCAACTGCACACCATTATCTCCACCTCACTGTACTCCTGTAACTATGTAAAATATGGTAGCTACTTTGGAAAATCTGACATTTGGTATTTCACcaacttttaaaaaagacaCTTACAAAGCTAAATCAACTGTCTCGGTatttacagggaaaaaccccccaaaaccaaaaaacgtCTACTGGGCTTTCTTTTGAGAAAAATGACTAACAGAAGGTAAATAGACTTCTTCATATTTGCTTTATAAACAAAGAAGTCCTCAGAATGTGGCAAAGAATTAGTCTCTCATAGGATATCAGTTTTGGTGGTTTCTTGGAATACTACATTGTCTCCTCAGCtgattgaaatattttaagcagaaatgaaaaaaatgtacttaCCTTCTTTCTTAAGCTCTTCAATCTGCTCCTCTTTGATGTCCAGCTGCTCAGTAAGCCTGGATGCTGCATCCAGGGCAGCATTTGCCTCTTCTAAACTCACCTAAATAAGAGGGTAGGAAAGGGATAAAAAAGCAGAGAGGTCACTACCACAATTATCCTAATACCACGCATATCAAACATAACAGGTGAAGAGACTGCAATCACTTGTTCATACAAATAACTGGATTGTAAACACCCTCAGAAAATAGAGGGTCAGCAGAAGAATGCTACTTTGCTTGCTCAGTGAAGAATTACAATTTAGTTTGACAAGGTTCAATTTCATTATTTAGCCCACCTGCAGTGATGCAACTTTTTCTTCTaggttttctgctttcttcttccaTTCTGCACTCTGTTTTTGGTGTCTCTCCAGTTCTGCTGAATACATAGCTTTTTCTTCTAAAGGATTAAAAATAAGAGACAAAACTCTTAATTTAAAACATGTAACTCTTCTTGAGATATGCAATTGCAAAACCTCAGCATTATCATATCTAGTCTTCATGAGGTAGACCAATTCATTCCAATTTCATAAATGTGATACTGATCAACAGTTTTCACAGaattgtttttttaagttttttaacAGACAACGAATTCTGAGGTTTGGGCTACCAAAAAGGAAACGAGGTAACGAATACTTCAAAAGCACCAAAATTTGGTAACTGTTCCAGCTGCAAAATACTTGTAATCTTCGCTATTTCTTGACAAATCTTACCCTGTTGGAACTGCTCTAGTACCATCTGCAGGTTGGCCAGAGACAGTGCATACTGCTTCACTTGGTCCTGGGAGATGGTCAGCTGCATCACGGTTTCATCTCTCTGCTTGGAAACTAGGTTTAGCTGCTCTTGCAAAGATTCAACTTGCAGACTAGCCTGATGGCTTAATGAAAACAAGATACATTACTTAAATAACAGATGTTAtcacagagaaaattaaatccCAGCAAAAAACACTTTCCAAAAATTTTTCAGCtcaattttcaaaaattctgGCATTCTTTCCCCTCTTTAAAAGCACACAAAACCAAcctaaaaagttattttaaagaaGTCTGGCAACAAAATTTTgacaatcaaagaaaaaaaatcccaattaacttattttgtttgaaatgcattagaaaaaaatctagTTTTTGTTCATTATTATAATAGCATCtttacaaaaaagaaataaaaatccatgtCTTCCTAGTTGTCTGCTTCAATTACTATGAATCAATAGGTTTATTATTCCAGTCTTTACTTTTAAACTCAGCCTCCAAAAGCTCAGTATATCTTGCTACTTACTAGCAACTGAATGCTCCATTTAATTTCCAAttgtgtaaaaatattttagcctCCCAGATTCTGCTATCCATGAGAAATTCAATGCATCTTGCCCTATATGTTTACACTAAGAAGAAGGAAGTTCAGAGCAGTGTACACTTTCCATTGGTATCAGGCACAAAGTAAGAATGGGTATCTTGAAAGCAATTCACTAGGCATGACAATCACATGTGTGCATTGAAGAGTATAAAATAAGACTCTTCCGAACTGAATGAAGCCTTGACTTGAAAGTAAGTCACTTTTTAACACACAACTAAATTAATGGGTtagggatttctttttctcattctaAGCACTGTTGACAATAGTTGCTactaaaagaagaaatactttAAATTCTCAACAGTAGTCAAGTATATTTTAAATCATCCTCTTGATCCTCAGTAACAAaagtttatatatttttcttttctcaagtGCTTAGCATGTTACAGGATGGCAGCTCAGTATAACAGAGGCATTGGCACAGTTAACTGTGATATTTAAAAAACTACCTGGCATTCTCCACTGCAGTAGATGAGGATGCaagtttttcttccaaaatcaAAACCTTTTTTCTTAGCTTGACCTCTCTGTCTTCCGCAGCTAAAGCTTCTCTGGTGTAGGAGTCTTCCATTTCTAAAAGGTGATTCCGCAGCCTCTCCAGTTCCTGATTTAGGCGCTGCTCTTTCTCATGCAAATGCTGTACCTGTGTAGAACATACCTTAAGTTGCTTGAACTATCActtcttataaaaaaaaaaattaagcaaatgtAACACATACCTATGGAAGCACATTGCAAGTGTACTAATTTTAAGTGCTTTTAACAAGTGATTGCtactaaaataagaaaaaaatattatagatgctatttttttttttttcatctatttcTTGCAGCTATAAATTATTTGGTGGTACCTCACTCTGCAGGGCACTGCTCTCCATTTGCTTCTGTTTGAGTGCTACCATGACTTGATCTCTCTCTTGCTGAAAAGTAACAGCCTTTTCCTGCATTGATTTAACTTCATTTAACAGCTGATTCAATTCTCCTGTCTTGCCCTGTTGAAGACATatacaaatatttcaaacaTGGCCAACAGTTTTACCAGGAGCAAAGTCTTTGCTAGGAAGAGTGTAAAATACTACTGATCCAACAAGGAAAGGGCTGGACATTTATGGCcttgcagcacagaaaaatacCCAGGAAGAATATTATTTTGAACTTCTCTAGCTTAAAGAGATAGTCATAAGTATGAACGTACATACCTGTTCTTTGTCTTTCAACAGCTTCTCAAAAGCAAGAGCTTTTTCCTTCATTGAATGAGACTCAAACTCTTTCTCTTTCAGCATCATTGAAAATTGCATGTTAGTCTCCTGAAGTGCACggaattctgtttctttttccctgcacCTTGcaactattttttcattttcttctttcagttttcGAATATCCATTTCTAAtattaaatttctttcttttagatTAGTTACAGCTTGCTTTAAAagctcattttcattttctttgttacTAAGATTTTCACTCACGGAAAGTAACTGATCACTTTTAGATTTAATTAATATATCTTTTTCCCTAAGTGACTTCTGTAACACATCATGTTTTTCTTTGATCTGCCTCATCTCTGATTCAGTCCCTTCTTGACTCCTTCTTTCAAGCTCTGATGCTGTAGCAACAGAATCAGATAATCGCTGATTGTTTTCCTGTAGAGTCCTAATAGTTGAATCTTTTTCTTGcaacttttttttcagctgttccaGCTCTTTTTGAAGGAGTTTACACTCCTCACTGAGCGCTTCAGGACTGTATTGAACACCTGCAAGCTGTGAAACAGTGGAAGCTGTTGCCACAGGTGGTGTTACCAAATCCAGTTTACTCAGGAGAAGATCCTTAGTGTTATAAAGCTGTCCTATGCTGTGTTGAACTTGTGCTAATTCCTGACTaaaacttttcagctttttctcaTTCTGCTCATAACTCTGAATCAAGCCATTATAATCTACCTGCAGCCTTGAAGTACTATCGCTTTCAACTGAAATTTGTGCCTGAAGCTTCTGTAATTCTTCTTGGAGGTGAGCTGACTCATGCTGCATGTTCTGGACCGTGGTTATTACTTGTTGTTTCCactcttccattttctttactTGCTGTTTTAGTTTATCACGTTCTTGAAGAAGTTCCTCAAACTGGTTACTGTTGACACCCCCTGCCCCATTATCAGCACCTGTGCTGGATGTCTGCAAGACAGTCAGTAAGGTTTGGCATTTTTGAGTTAGGGCATCTATTTCAATATCTTTTTCTCGAATGATACGGGATAAATTCTGAATAGTTTCTCTAGACATTTCTTGACTGCTGTTCTCAGATCTACTGGATAACCTTCGATTCTCCTCTTGCAACCTCACCAAAGCCGCCTCTTTCGCAGCTACCATGTCCATGATATTACGATACTCTGTTTTTAACTGACTGTTTTCCCTTGTCTTTTCACTCAGAACTGCTAGTACTTGTTCCCTTTCCAGAACATAAgcttgcagctgctgctgaagggaaAGAACATCCTGCCTGTAGGAAGCTGAGGAAACTCTAGCATTAAGAGCTTGTATTTCTAAATCCTTCTCTTGAATGATTCGAGTAAGTTTACCAACTTCATCCTTAGACAACTGATCAATTTGCTGACTTAGAGAAACATTCTTTTCATTTAATAGCTTAATCTCCATCTCCCTTTCTTTGATACCTTTCACCAGTCTTTCAATTTCAGCTTTAGATAAGTcatgtttttcatttccattttctccatTAAGAGTCTGAACTTTGGTTTCCTGAAACAGATTGGAAGAATCAGTCTGAATAATCTGTCTCTCTTTGTGCAACTGGCTTTTAATTTGTTCAATTGTTTTCTGCAAAGTTCTGATTTCCTCATCTTTCTCTAAGAAGAGTCTTTCATGTGTGACATTCATTTGTTCACACTGAAATCTGGACTCATCTATTTCCTTTCGCTGCTCCTGCAGAGATTGCTGAAGTTTCACTGTTGCTTGATTCTGATCTTCTATTGTTTTTTTGTgaacttttatttcttcttcaagATTATTCTTTATCACTTTTAACTGTGTTACCTCACTTTCAAGTTCAATAATAATATCTAAAGTTTTAGGCTCCACCCCTGGTGTAGATCTACTTTGCTGATCCTTAAGGCgttcaatttcttctttcaaatgattattttcttccttcatgACTGCAAGACTTCTGTCTTTTTCCTCCAAGTTCTGTTTTAAGACATCCTGCTTTTTTGAAACTTTAATATATTCCTCAAGTTCCTGCTTCACCTGTAAGGcttgatttttgtatttttcaatgAATacctctttctcttttattaGATCTGTCAACTGCTTTTGTCCTCCTAAGCTAGTAGTCAACATCTCTTTTGTTTCTTGATGGTCAGTTTCCATCTGCTCAATGGTCCTTTTAAG encodes:
- the TRIP11 gene encoding thyroid receptor-interacting protein 11, producing MASWLGGLGSGLGQSLGQVGDSLSSLTGQISSFTKDILLEGAEEVGDAATELHVSNSRLREIESINAAQKFENDRLKKVCSDLEEKHEAAELQIKQLSIEYRNQLQQKEVEISHLKARQNALQEQLQKVQTAAQNSQLGAGVLPAATASASYVPEVRHSSGFERDDMDFGDIIWSQQEINRLSNEVSRLESEVDHWKQIAVSSKIQGTNDAEQSEICKLQNVVKELRQNLSQEIDEHQHELSVLQDAQRQKLVEISRRHREELREYEERIEELETRLQQDGVSTDAMDDSKITEQKKKAQSLDGGQVEELQVVKDLEDEIKKLNHELSSAKAENKNLLKEQEFVKLEKTQIAQDYEKLKSDFNVLQRSVAEQDALLKEQKQLQSKTSLPQDVVNLQQALLEAENEIARLSSLNQGLEKELTSAQHKLENILSSNTEDQNSEINQLRQDLERKEHELDESVAERETLIAELEELDKQNQEATQHMITLKEQLSKQHTETDSIIKQLKVDIDYERKKVSELETEKTKTMKELESQKEKLSHCSYALNDLHVTKQELQDNIKDLQEQLRKAQDCNSQSKKEIGELQQRLKEREEELHVSLSKLTEKSNEESNYTCQDLILKEREVEIAKLQNDVSENKQINEDLQKSLSNLRTENGKLIAAIEELKQELNDAISEKKKVYLEKDTAVEALKMEKRQLQSELNETEKRLLEQAHNYKQTIEELSNARSMDTTALQLEHERLVKLHQEKDFKIAELKRTIEQMETDHQETKEMLTTSLGGQKQLTDLIKEKEVFIEKYKNQALQVKQELEEYIKVSKKQDVLKQNLEEKDRSLAVMKEENNHLKEEIERLKDQQSRSTPGVEPKTLDIIIELESEVTQLKVIKNNLEEEIKVHKKTIEDQNQATVKLQQSLQEQRKEIDESRFQCEQMNVTHERLFLEKDEEIRTLQKTIEQIKSQLHKERQIIQTDSSNLFQETKVQTLNGENGNEKHDLSKAEIERLVKGIKEREMEIKLLNEKNVSLSQQIDQLSKDEVGKLTRIIQEKDLEIQALNARVSSASYRQDVLSLQQQLQAYVLEREQVLAVLSEKTRENSQLKTEYRNIMDMVAAKEAALVRLQEENRRLSSRSENSSQEMSRETIQNLSRIIREKDIEIDALTQKCQTLLTVLQTSSTGADNGAGGVNSNQFEELLQERDKLKQQVKKMEEWKQQVITTVQNMQHESAHLQEELQKLQAQISVESDSTSRLQVDYNGLIQSYEQNEKKLKSFSQELAQVQHSIGQLYNTKDLLLSKLDLVTPPVATASTVSQLAGVQYSPEALSEECKLLQKELEQLKKKLQEKDSTIRTLQENNQRLSDSVATASELERRSQEGTESEMRQIKEKHDVLQKSLREKDILIKSKSDQLLSVSENLSNKENENELLKQAVTNLKERNLILEMDIRKLKEENEKIVARCREKETEFRALQETNMQFSMMLKEKEFESHSMKEKALAFEKLLKDKEQGKTGELNQLLNEVKSMQEKAVTFQQERDQVMVALKQKQMESSALQSEVQHLHEKEQRLNQELERLRNHLLEMEDSYTREALAAEDREVKLRKKVLILEEKLASSSTAVENASHQASLQVESLQEQLNLVSKQRDETVMQLTISQDQVKQYALSLANLQMVLEQFQQEEKAMYSAELERHQKQSAEWKKKAENLEEKVASLQVSLEEANAALDAASRLTEQLDIKEEQIEELKKEGEIRREMLEDVQNKLMNLMNSTEGKVDKLLMRNLFIGHFHTPKNKRLEVLRLMGSILGLKKEELDQLLSEEQRGVTRWVTGWLGGGAGSKSVPSTPLRPTHQNIFNSSFSELFVKFLETESCPSLPPPKLSVHHMKPLGAAGTGKNSSTPPTSQMQDSPVSGMGRRPDANPFLAPRSAAVPLITPASSSGHLLMKPISDALPTFTPLPVSPDASAGAVLKDLLKQ